Genomic segment of Arachnia propionica:
GACGAGGCAGGGGTCCCGACCGTTCCCGCCTGGCTGGTCGCCGACCACGACCACATGAAGCGGTACGGCCTCGGCATGATCTATCCCGGTCTGCCCATCTCGCGCCACTGGTTCGACAGCGGCTACCTGTTCAAGGCCAGGACGCTGGCGGAGCTGGCGGTGAGGATCGGCGTGGATCCCCGGGGACTGGAGGAGACCGTCCGGAAGTTCAACGCCGACTGCGCCCTGGGCAGGGACAGCCTCTTCGGGAAGGGGGAGAGCGAGTACAGCCCCCAGTACGGGGACCCGCAGGCCACACCGAACGTCAACCTCGGACCGTTGAAAACGGCGCCGTTCTACGCCATGGCGGTCTACCCCACCCCCCTGTCGACCGGGCGCGGCATCCTGATCAACCCGGATGGTCAGGTCCTGGACACCGATTCCCGGCCCATTGAGGGCCTGTACGCCGCCGGTTCGGACGCCCAGCAGGTGTTCGGCATCCAGTACCCGGGCGGCGGCTGCCAAGTGGGTTCCGGCATGGTGTTCGGCTACCGGATCGGGAAGCACGCGGCGGGCCGGGAGGCCTGAGATGGCCGCCAGGAAGCTGGGCGTCTCGGCCCTCACCGTGCTCGACGTCCCACCGCCCGACGCCGTAGTGGCGGCGGCGGAGGCCGGTTTTGACGCCATCGGACTGCGGGTCTTCCCGGCCGGGGACGAACCCGCCTGGCCCCTGATCGGTGACACCCCCATGGTGCGCGAGACCCTGCGGCGTCTTGATGACACGGGCATCGCCCCGTGGGATGTCGAGGTGCTCAGGATCCGTCCGGACAAGGAAATCTCCGAACACCTGTCGGTCCTCGACGCGGGGGCTCGGCTCAAGGCCCGGTACGTGCTGGTCAACGTCAACGACCCCGATCCCGGCAGGCGCCTGGAGCGCTTGAACGTCGTCGCCGCCGCGGCGGGGGAACGGGACCTGACACTGGCCGTCGAGTACATGGTTTTCACCGAGATCCGCACCCTCGGCGATGCCCTGGACCTGGTGGGACTCATCGAGGGGCCGGCGGTGGTGCTCCCGGACTCGCTCCACGCCGCCCGCTCGGGCGGCACCGCGGCCGAGCTGTCCCGGGTTCCCGCGGAGCGAATCGCCTACGCACAGCTCTGCGACACCATCACGTCGCCGGAACCTGTCAGCCCCGAGGATGCGCTCGCCGAGGCCAGGACGGGCCGCCGGTTCCCCGGCGACGGGGACCTGGCCCTCGCGGAGTTCACCCGGGCCCTGCCCGCCGGGACCCCGCTGTCGGTGGAGGCCCCCGTGCGGGATGTTCCCCTGGCCAAGCGGTGCATGAGCGCACGGGCGTCTCTCGTCCGTGTGCTCGCTGAGGCCGGCGCGGGGTGATGCACTAGGCTCCTGCCGTGGAAAACCATTCGGTCCGCGATCTCCCCACGATCGGGCGGCTGCCATGAACGCAATCGCCCTGATCGGGTTGTCGGGTTCCGGTAAGTCGACGGTCGGGCCGCTCCTCGCGGAGCGGCTCGGCCTGCCGCACCTCGATGTCGACCTCGTCCTGGAGCAACGGGAAGGGCGAACCATCCGGGAGATCTTCGACACCGACGGGGAACCGTATTTCCGGGCGCTGGAGCGTGAGATCACGATCGAGCTCCTGGCGGCGCCGGGGGTTCTCAGCCTCGGGGGAGGCGCCCCGATGACCCGGGCGATCGCGGACGCCCTCGACGGCCATCCAGTCGTCTGGCTGCGGGTGGAGCCCGAAAGCTCTGCCCAGCGGATCGGACGCGACGAGGGCCGCCCGCTCCTTGCAGGGCAGGACGCCGTGGTCCGGTTGCGGAAGATGCTCTCCGAACGCGCCCCGACGTATGCGCGGCTGGCGAGTCTCGCAGTGGACACCGACCACGCCTCCGTGGACTCGGTGGTCGATGCGGTAGCCGCCCACGTCGCATCGTTCGAGCCAGGACGCTACATAGGTGAGGTGATCCCGGTCACCGCGGACAAACCGTACGAGGTCCGGGTGGGGCGCGGGGTGTCCTTCGAGCTCTCCCAGGCGCTCGGCCCCCGCTCGCGAGTGGCCATCATCCACACCGCTTCCCTGACCCGGGAGGCCAGGAGACTCGGGAGCACCCTCGACTCGGACGTGGTTTTCATCGAGGTCCCCGCCGGACGCGAGGCCAAACGTCCGCAGACGCTGACGATGGCTTGGCGGAGGCTCTCCAGGGCGGGCCTCACCCGGGACGACGCGGTGGTCGGTTTCGGCGAGGGACCGACTATCGAGCTGGCGGGCTTCGTCGCCGCGACCTGGCTCAGGGGCATCGACTTCGTCAGCGTGCCGACGACCCTGCTCGCGATGGTGGACACCGCCATCGGCGGAAAGACGGGGATCGACATCGGATCGGGTGGGGATGTTGCGGGCGCATTCTGGGAGCCGGCGGCGGCGCTCTGTGACATGGATCACCTCACGGACCTGGGGCCGGAGTCGCTCCGAGGCGGCATGGCCGAAATGGCCAAGCACGGCTTCGTGGCCGATCCACGGACCCTTCACCTACTGGAGACCCGGACGCAGCGGATGTTCGACCCGGAGAGCCAAGAACTGGCCGAGGCGGTGGCACGGTCCATCCGGATCAAGACCTCCATCGTGAGCAAGGACCTGCGCGAGTCCCGTTCGGAGGGCACGCGGGTGGGCCGCGAACTGCTCAACTACGGACACACCCTAGGGCGCGCCGTCGAACGCCACTCCGGATGGGGGCACGGGGAGGCGGTCAGTGTCGGGATCATCTACGCGGCCACCCTGTCGCGCCTGCTGGGCCACTCCTCCCGGGCCTTCGCAGAACGGCAACAAACCCTGCTGGAACGGCTCGGGTTGCCCACCCGCTACCGCGGTGATGTCTGGCCGGCACTTCGGCGGGCGATGAACAAGGACAAGAAGACCCACGGCACCGCCCTCCGGTTCGTGCTTCTCGAAGACGTGGCGAAACCCCGGATCGAGGTGGCGCCCCCCGAGGACGTGCTCAGGGCTGCCTACGGGGAGGTTTCCGACTGATTCCAGGTCAGCGGGCCGCGCAGCACGTCCAGGTGGTCGGCGCCGTTCCCGGGGATGGGACCCCGGTCAGTTCCCTCTCCGGCGGATCCGGG
This window contains:
- a CDS encoding sugar phosphate isomerase/epimerase family protein — its product is MAARKLGVSALTVLDVPPPDAVVAAAEAGFDAIGLRVFPAGDEPAWPLIGDTPMVRETLRRLDDTGIAPWDVEVLRIRPDKEISEHLSVLDAGARLKARYVLVNVNDPDPGRRLERLNVVAAAAGERDLTLAVEYMVFTEIRTLGDALDLVGLIEGPAVVLPDSLHAARSGGTAAELSRVPAERIAYAQLCDTITSPEPVSPEDALAEARTGRRFPGDGDLALAEFTRALPAGTPLSVEAPVRDVPLAKRCMSARASLVRVLAEAGAG
- a CDS encoding bifunctional shikimate kinase/3-dehydroquinate synthase, whose product is MNAIALIGLSGSGKSTVGPLLAERLGLPHLDVDLVLEQREGRTIREIFDTDGEPYFRALEREITIELLAAPGVLSLGGGAPMTRAIADALDGHPVVWLRVEPESSAQRIGRDEGRPLLAGQDAVVRLRKMLSERAPTYARLASLAVDTDHASVDSVVDAVAAHVASFEPGRYIGEVIPVTADKPYEVRVGRGVSFELSQALGPRSRVAIIHTASLTREARRLGSTLDSDVVFIEVPAGREAKRPQTLTMAWRRLSRAGLTRDDAVVGFGEGPTIELAGFVAATWLRGIDFVSVPTTLLAMVDTAIGGKTGIDIGSGGDVAGAFWEPAAALCDMDHLTDLGPESLRGGMAEMAKHGFVADPRTLHLLETRTQRMFDPESQELAEAVARSIRIKTSIVSKDLRESRSEGTRVGRELLNYGHTLGRAVERHSGWGHGEAVSVGIIYAATLSRLLGHSSRAFAERQQTLLERLGLPTRYRGDVWPALRRAMNKDKKTHGTALRFVLLEDVAKPRIEVAPPEDVLRAAYGEVSD